The region CTACGCAATATTTAAATATCAGCTTCTTGATGTTAGTATTGTTTTAAGAAATACAATTATCTATGGTGCAGCTATGGCAACAATAGCAGGAATTTATTTTGTTGTAATTTATCTGCTTGGACAGGGAATAGGTAATCTCTTTGGTAAAGAAACTCAGGGATTTGTTGCAGGCATTCTGTTCCTGATTTTTGCTTTTGTATTTCAATCAACAAAAGACAAGTTTCAGGATTTTTTAACAAGAAAGTTTTATCCGGAACAATTTGCTTATCAAAAAGTGTTAATTCAATTTAGTAATGATGTAGCTACTGTAGTTGGCAGTGAAAAAATACTTGATCTTACTGCTGCCACATTTGTTGAAGCGCTTAAGATAAACAAGTTTGGTATTCTTATTAAAGATTATCAGAAAGATGTATTAACTCTTGCGCGCGGAGTTGGCTTTTCAAATTCAGATTGTGTTATTGAAAAATCAAATTTTATTTCAGTGGTCAATGAACAATTAATCTATACTCAGCATCCGGTAATCGAACAGCAGGATTTTCCAACTGTCTTTTTTGATAAGTCTGAAAAATTAATTGCTGAAGGGGTGTATTCTGTAATTCCAATGATAATAAAATCTAAGGTTGTTGGAGCTTTGCTGTTTGGTCTAAAATATTCAGGCTCAAGATTTGGCGGAAAAGATATCGAACTTCTGAATGCTGCTGCTAACCAAATAGCGGTATCACTTGAAAATGCAAGATTATATCAATTAGAAACTGAAAAGATAAAAATTGAGCGCGACCTTAATCTTGCAAGACAGATTCAACAAAGTCTTTTACCAAGATGTATCCCTGATATGCAGGGTATTGACATTTGTGGAGAGATGATACCTGCAATGCAGGTTGGTGGAGATTATTTCGACCTTATTCAGAAATCAGATACTGAATTATTTGTTGCCGTTGGTGATGTATCCGGTAAAGGGCTGCCGGCATCATTTTATATGACAAAGGTACAAACGATGATACAACTTGCAACTGTTAACAGCCTGTCACCAAGAGACATACTTGTTGAAGTGAATAAAAAAATGTATGAATCTATGGAAAGGAACTGGTTTGTTACTTTAACTCTTGCTTTATTTGATATTAAAAAACGCACTGTAAAATTTTGCAGAGCTGGGCATTTACCACTTATAACAGCTAATAACGGAAAAGTAGAAGCAATTAAAAGTGAAGGGATTGGACTTGGATTGGAAAGAGGTGATGTATTTGAACGGACACTTAAAGAAGAAGAGATTACTATAAAACCAAATCAGATTTTTGCATTCTTTTCGGATGGCATAACAGAAGCAATGAATGAAAAAAATGAGTTGTTCGGAGATGCAAAACTTTCTGAGCTGATTAAGGGGAGCTCTGAATATACTTCAGCAAAACTTATGCAGAATATTTGGGATGCTGTAAAAAATTTCCGCGGTACTGCACCTCCTAATGACGATATGACAATGGTGATTGTGAAGGTGGTGTAATGCTATTAAGTATGGTTGAAACTTAACAACAAGTTAATCTTTGTTAAGTGATATTATCTGCTCATCATAAAAAATCCAGATAAATATTTTTCAACTTCTGTTAGACCTCATTTAGTTTTATTCTTATTATTATCAAAGGAAATTATTTTTAAATAAAATTAGTATTGGATTGGCAAAAAAAATAATTGAAAAAATATTTGAAAACAAAGAAGATTTAATATTATCTCTGCTTCTTTTATGTATTGGGATTAAATATGTTCATGATATTGGTTCATATTTAGATATAGAATTACAGGATGAAACCCTTTATTTGCGGAATGGTATTTTTCTTCTAAGACAAGGATTACAAAGTTCTCAATGGGCTCCTGTTTACTCAATATGGTATTTTCTTTTATCAATATTTAATTCTGATAGTATTACTTTATACTTTTTAAATTTTCAAATTCTTACTCTACTGTTACCCCTATTGCTGTATGTTTATTTGAGAACAAGGCAGGTGTCTCAAATTATAGCTTTTCTGATTGGGTTTTTCTTTCTGATTAGTTCAGGAAATATATTAGTTCACCCCAAAGTAACCCATTTTGCTCTATTACTTATTGTATGTTCTTTTCTTTTATTTGCCTTTACAAAAAGAACTGTACTTAGTTGGAGTTTTATTATTATTGGCTCTTTATTATCTGCGTATGTCAGACCTGAACTCTTCATCTCTTTTATTCTTATTATCGTTTTATTTCTTTATAGAATAATTAAAACAAAATCTTTTTTAATAAACCGGTGGAGTATTTTAATAATTGGTATTATTACATTGGCTTTAGTAATTATACTTGGGGCTCCATTGGGAGGCGGTGGTAGAGCATTGGATGCTTTTAAACAGCATTTCTCATTGAATTGGGTTGCTTGGAACCATAGTAATTTAAATCCATGGAGAGATTCGGATTTTATTGTTCAGGAAAATTTTGGAAATATTACTAACATTCCTGAAGCATTGTTTTCAAATACTGATTTATTCTTTAAACATTTATTAACAAATACGTCAATAATTTTTTCAGAATTCTCTAGATTGACGAGTTATACCGTTTTTACCGTAGATAATTACAGACTGGAGTATATCGGGCTTTATTTATTATTATTTATAATTAGCATTTCTTCAATAGTAAATATTTATCGTAGTAAGCTGGCAATATTGCAACTACTAAAAAGCAATTTTAATGATTCTAAACATATTATTATTATTTCAATTATTTATCTAATTCCAATCTTTAGCTCGATAATAATAATATATCCACGTCAACATTATTTACTGTTTCTGCTATTCTTTGTAATAATGGTTTTTGTCCCTTTGATTAAAGTTAATCTCGACAAATCAAGGCTGGAAAGAAATTTAACATCATCAGCCCTTGTATTATTTGCAATTTTATTATTAATGGTAACACCCAATCCAAAAAAATTCTATTCAAATTATTCTCAGAATAATGTTGAAACAGTTAAATTCTTAAAATCATTAAATATAAAATCTAAAGTAAATATGTTGGAGGATAATGGTGGATACTATACATATTTAACTCCCAATTACTCCTGGATAACGGCTAGCGATAAAAAAATGGATTTCAATGAATATTTAGAGAAGTATGAAATCAATTTAATTATCTTAAGTGGTAAATTACTCGGGAACAAAAAGTTTAATTCTGATTCGACTTTTAAAAACTTTTTGATCAACTACAACGATTACGGATTTAGTAAAGATATAATTCCAAATAGTGGAAATGAATTATTTATAAAAAAGGATCTAATCCAATCAATTTCAAGATGAAATAGGTAATCATAGAACTTAAAATTGTTTAGTTTTAATCAATATTACCAAGTCAATATGCTGTTTTGACGATTTCTTAAAGACGCCTCGTTATTATCTATTCCAAATATTATATATGATAAACTGTTTACTTTAATTATTATTGTATCTAACTTTACAAGGCAAATACAATAATTGTTAGCAGCACTTGCTTTATCAACAACTAATGATACTATTTGTTATAATTCCATTAGTGTTTGGAGTTTTTGAATGTTATTCACAAAAAAACCAACATGAGTTTTCTTATTCAAGACATTTCAATTTATTAATTAACCAACTATTCTATAAACCACATTTTATCTTTTACTATACAGAAGATAATTTGAAATTCAAGGGAGATTATAGTGAAGACAAAATTTACTCTTTTTTCAAATAAAGGGATGTATGTAATTGCTTTCCTTTGTTTATTCCTGTCGATTAAGGTTCGAGCGCAGGTAATTAGTTACTCAGATTCCTGGGGTAAGTCGGGATTTACTCTGGAAACAGAGAGTGCTTCTGGCATACAAATAAATTTTTCCATTTCTGAATTTGAGATGCTGGATGTTAACATTGAAGAATTAAGTTACAAATCAATTCATTTACCGGGCATTTTCCTTCCAAACGACGAAGGAGCACCTGATTTACCTGGAACATCCAGATTTATTGCAATACCTGAAGGTGCAAATGCAACATTTGAAATTACAAGTTACAGAACAGAAACTATTGAAAATGTTGAAGTAGCTCCGGCATTTAAAATTCCAAAAGACACAGATAAAGGTCCGTTGGTTTATGCAAAGAATAACAGTATTTATAGTCAAAATGATTTTTATCCAGCTGAACCGGTAATATTATCAAAACCAACAGAGATAAGAGGAGTTGATGTTGTTCAGCTTGGTATTACACCATTTCAATATAATCCTGTTACCAAACAGCTAATAGTTTACAGAGATTTAAAAGTTGCTGTAAAATTTAACGGCGGCAATGGTCACTTTGGTGAAGACAGACTTCGCAGTAGATGGTTTGATCCGATTTTGAATAATGTTCTTATAAATTATAATTCATTATCAAAGGTGCAATACAATTATACCTCCAATAAGGAAGATCAGGATTTTGAATATGTAATAATTTGTCCAAATGATCCTGTATTTCTTGCATGGGCAGATTCGATTAAACAGTTCAGAACATTGCAGGGTATTAAAACAGGCATATTTACAACTGTTCAGACAGGTGGTAATAACTCAACTGCAATAGAAAATTTTATTAATAATGCCTATAATACCTGGGCTATTCCTCCTGTTGCGGTTTTACTGCTTGGTGATTATGGTACTTCGGGTAATACTATTCATAGCCCTACCTGGAATAACTATTGCGTATCAGATCATATTTATGCTGATGTAAACAATAACAATATGGCTGATATTGTTTTAGCAAGGATAACTGCACAGAATGCTGCACATTTACAGACGATGATAACTAAATTTTTAAAATATGAAAGAAACCCTCCAACAAATCCAAACTTTTATAATAATCCAATTACTGCTATGGGTTGGCAAACGGAAAGATGGTTTCAGATATGTTCAGAAACTATTAATGGATTCTGGCAATATAAACTTGGTAAATCGCCCAAAAGAGAAAATGCTATTTATTCCGGAACACCGCCGTTTACTAACTGGTCATCTAATCAAAATACAAGTTTAGTAGTAAACTATTTTGGTCCAAATGGCAGAGGATATATTCCGGCAACTGCACAGCACTTAACAGATTGGGGCGGTAATGCAACAAGAATTAATAATGATATTAACAGCGGTGCATTTATGTTGCAGCATCGCGATCACGGACTTGAGACCGGATGGGGCGAACCAGCCTATGGTAATTCAAATCTTTCAGGATTAAATAATGATGATTTGGTTTTTGTTCTCTCAATTAATTGTTTAACAGGAAAGTATAACTGGTCAAGCGAGTGTTTTGCAGAAGCTTTTCACAGACATCAAAAAGGTGCGCTCGGACTAATTGCAGCTTCTGAGGTTTCATATTCATTTGTTAATGATGCCTATGTTTGGGGAATGTTCGATGGTATGTGGCCTGATTTTATGCCTGATTATGGCATTACAGGACCCGATAGAATTTTACCGGCATTTGGAAATGTTGTTGGTAAGTACTTCCTTCAGTATTCTAACTGGCCCTATAATACCGGCGATAAAATGGTTACATATCATTTATTCCATCATCATGGGGATGCTTTTACAACAGTATATTCAGAAATGCCTCAGACTCTTAATGTTGTACACAACCCAGTGATTATTGCAGGTGTTCCTCAGTATAATGTTACTGCAGATAATAGTTCACTGATTGCTTTAACTTGTAATGGAGAAATTATCGCTGTTGCTGAAGGAACTGGAAATCCTGTTGCATTAAATATCCCATTTATTGTACCGGGCAATACGGTTAAACTAACAGTAACTAAACAGAATTATTATAGATATTCAGCCAACATCCCGGTAGTACCTAGCGAAGGTGCTTATGTGATTTCAGATTCAACCGTTGTTAATGATTCTTTGGGCAATAATAATGCTCTGTTAGATTATGGTGAATCACCATTGATTTCATTAAGAGCTTATAATGTCGGAGTTTCACAGGCAGAAAATGTAACACTTATTTTAAGAAGCAACAGCAGCTATGTTACAGTTACTGATTCAACTGAATTTTATGGAACAATACCAGCTGGTGGCAGATTATTTAAAGCAAATGGATTTAAAATTGAAGTTGATCCTTTAACTCCGGATCAGGAAATTATTTCATTTAACGTAATTGCAACAGACGGTAATAATAACTGGGTAAGTTACTTTACACTTAAAGTACAGGCTCCGGTGCTTGTTCAGTCTAATACATATGTTTCTGATCCTAGCGGAAACAATAATGGTATTCTGGACCCGGGCGAAACCGCAGATGTATTTGTTGAAATAACTAATACAGGACATTCGGAGGCAATTAATGTTCAGGGTACTCTTACAACAACTGATGCTCTGATTACTATAAACAGCGGGCAGCAGAATTATGGTAATCTACTTCCTGCTGGAAAAGTAGCAAAATCATTTAGTGTTACTGCAAGCTCAACAATAGTAACTGGTCATCAGGCTCTCTTTGATTTTAATATGACTGCTTCATTGGGAATTGCATCAAGCAGCAGTATATCTTTAATTGTTGGTAAAATACCGGTTTTAATTGTTTGTAAAGATAAAAACCATAATTCAAGTCCGGCAATGAGGACTGCACTGGAAGCTTTAAATATTGCTTATGTTTATCAAACAGATTTTCCAACGGATTTGAGTTTATATCAATCTGTATTTGTTTGTTTAGGTGTGTACTCAAACAACCATCAGCTTACAACTACCGAAGGGCAATTATTAGCAGATTTCTTAAACAGCGGCGGAATGCTTTATATGGAAGGCGGCGATACCTGGTATTATGATCCACAGACAGCAGTACATGCTATGTTTAATATTGTGGGAACTGGTGATGGAAGCAGTGATCTCGGAACAATTTTAGGACAAGCAGGTACCTTTACTGAAGGAATGACATTTACTTACAGTGGTGATAATAATTGGATTGATCGATTAAATAATGTTGCTCCTGCTCAGGTAATATTTAGAAATCAAAGCCCAAGTTATGCGTGTGCAGTTGCTTATGAAAATAACACCTATAAAACTATCGGCGCTTCTTTTGAATTTGGCGGATTGACTGATTCTCCAAATGAAGCAACTAAGAAAGCACTGATGGGAAAATACACTGATTTCTTTGGACTTGGAATAATACCGGTGGAATTAGTTTCATTTGAAGCAACTGTTGAAGAGCAGTTGATAAGATTAACCTGGGAAACAGCAACTGAGCTAAACAATTCAGGATTTGATGTTGAAAGAAGCAGCGATGGAAAAGTATTTGGGAAAATCGGATTTATAAAAGGAATAGGTACGACAACTGATAAACATCAATATTCTTATATTGATGGAGGATTAACTGGTAAAGGGAAGTATTACTACAGACTTAAACAATTAGACTTTGATGGCAAGGAAAGTTATTCAAGTGTTATTGAAGTTGATTACTCTGCTATTCCTTCATCATTTAGTTTATCTCAGAATTATCCGAATCCGTTTAATCCGACGACGACAGTCCAGTTCGGAATTCCAAAGGAAGTAAAAGTAACTCTTAAAGTTTATGATGCTTTAGGAAGCGAAGTTGAAACTATCTACGATAAAGTTCTTGAACCTGGTTATTATAAACATCAATGGGAAGGTACTAAATATGCCAGTGGTGTTTATTTCTTAAGATTACAAGCTGGTAATTTTACAGCATCCAAAAAAATGATGCTGCTCAAGTAAGAATAATCTTTTTGTGCTATTGTAATCCCTCTGGTTAGTAATTAATCAGAGGGATTCTTTTTAATACTTTATCATAGAAATTCAGACTTTCAAATATTTGTCTTAAACAAATGTAAAATTGTATTTCGTTTATCTTCTCAAATATTTTTAATTTAAGCCGGCGCTTAATTCTTAGGAAGGAGTATAAGATGAAGCTATCAAATACATTTCTTTTTACTGTTCTTTTTTTATCTCAGTTTTTAATTCCAGTTTTTACTTTTTCACAAATTCCTGATACAGTTTGGACAAAAACTTTCGGCGGAAGTAATATTGATGTGGGATATTGTGTTCAGCAGACATCGGACAGCGGGTATATAATTACCGGATACACACGCTCTTATGGAAGTATGAGCGGTAGAAATGTGCTGCTGATTAAAACTGATAAAAGCGGAAATCAGGAATGGATTAATGCTTATGGGGGCAACAATGATGATGAAGGATATTCGGTGCAACAAACTACTGATGGCGGATTTATTATTGCCGGATATACCAAATCATACGGAGCTGGTGCAAATGATGTCTATCTTGTTAAAACTGACTATTCAGGAAATCAATTGTGGGACAAAGTATTTGGCGGCACACAGGATGATCTGGCTTTCTCAGTTCTTCAAACAAGTGATGGTGGTTTTCTTATAACCGGTTCTTCTTTTTCGTTTGGTACTGGCGGTGATATGTTGATGATAAAAACTAATTCAAATGGTAATTTGATCTGGCAAAAAACTTTTGGTGGTATAAGTTCAGATGGTGCGATGAATGTAGCACATACTATGGATAATGGGTTTATTATTACAGGTTGGACTTTTTCGTTTGGTCCTGGTGCTGTTGGAAATGCATTTCTAGTTAAAACAGACTCACTTGGAAATCAACAATGGTATAATTACTTCGGAGGGAATGATGCAGATCGTGGTTATAGTGTTCAACAAACCACAGATGGCGGATATATTCTAACTGGTTATACAGGCTCTTTTGGTGCTGGGCTTTATGATGTACTATTAGTTAAAACTGATAGTTTAGGAAATCAGCAGTGGATAAAAACTTTTGGCGGATCTGGCAGAGATTATAGTAATTCAATTCAACAGACAGCAGATGGCGGCTTTATTATTCTTGGATATACTTTGTCTTTTGGTGCGGGCGGAGATGATTTCTATCTTATTAAAACTGATGTGAACGGCAATACTGAATGGTTTAAAACTCTTGGAGGGGTTTATTCAGATGTCGGATATTTTGTAAGACAAACAAACGATGGAGGACTAATTCTGGTTGGTCATACTTTATCATTTGGAGCAGGAATCCATGATGTTTGGTTAATAAAAATGGAAAATATAA is a window of Ignavibacterium sp. DNA encoding:
- a CDS encoding SpoIIE family protein phosphatase; translation: MSSIKNFFRKYRLNIASGATIILAFVAVLSIYYALNIRVQSNDECLWVPQKEGKDSVAIIFDKVKVNGVSWKAGIRDGDQLLEINNILLKNTTQAQNILDKYKDGEFAEYKVKKKSGDVFVTKVQVKKLIKFESLAESISGLIFLLIGFIVYSAKPDGLAQKLFFAVGITSVFSAAHVLFPFDLFFIQFIKEQPITALIATTVVIISQIFGPILLLYFVWSFPKQFKFAEARAVKLSLFYFTLIFSLIGVLLAFSLYFSDFKSQIWYNLWKIIAQVLLIIIYNTSLVSLIVQYKREKNKNNRKPILIFILAFTFGFFINVYFKAIAPAISDIVFNSPEYYMPIILYVFVPIAFAYAIFKYQLLDVSIVLRNTIIYGAAMATIAGIYFVVIYLLGQGIGNLFGKETQGFVAGILFLIFAFVFQSTKDKFQDFLTRKFYPEQFAYQKVLIQFSNDVATVVGSEKILDLTAATFVEALKINKFGILIKDYQKDVLTLARGVGFSNSDCVIEKSNFISVVNEQLIYTQHPVIEQQDFPTVFFDKSEKLIAEGVYSVIPMIIKSKVVGALLFGLKYSGSRFGGKDIELLNAAANQIAVSLENARLYQLETEKIKIERDLNLARQIQQSLLPRCIPDMQGIDICGEMIPAMQVGGDYFDLIQKSDTELFVAVGDVSGKGLPASFYMTKVQTMIQLATVNSLSPRDILVEVNKKMYESMERNWFVTLTLALFDIKKRTVKFCRAGHLPLITANNGKVEAIKSEGIGLGLERGDVFERTLKEEEITIKPNQIFAFFSDGITEAMNEKNELFGDAKLSELIKGSSEYTSAKLMQNIWDAVKNFRGTAPPNDDMTMVIVKVV
- a CDS encoding C25 family cysteine peptidase yields the protein MKTKFTLFSNKGMYVIAFLCLFLSIKVRAQVISYSDSWGKSGFTLETESASGIQINFSISEFEMLDVNIEELSYKSIHLPGIFLPNDEGAPDLPGTSRFIAIPEGANATFEITSYRTETIENVEVAPAFKIPKDTDKGPLVYAKNNSIYSQNDFYPAEPVILSKPTEIRGVDVVQLGITPFQYNPVTKQLIVYRDLKVAVKFNGGNGHFGEDRLRSRWFDPILNNVLINYNSLSKVQYNYTSNKEDQDFEYVIICPNDPVFLAWADSIKQFRTLQGIKTGIFTTVQTGGNNSTAIENFINNAYNTWAIPPVAVLLLGDYGTSGNTIHSPTWNNYCVSDHIYADVNNNNMADIVLARITAQNAAHLQTMITKFLKYERNPPTNPNFYNNPITAMGWQTERWFQICSETINGFWQYKLGKSPKRENAIYSGTPPFTNWSSNQNTSLVVNYFGPNGRGYIPATAQHLTDWGGNATRINNDINSGAFMLQHRDHGLETGWGEPAYGNSNLSGLNNDDLVFVLSINCLTGKYNWSSECFAEAFHRHQKGALGLIAASEVSYSFVNDAYVWGMFDGMWPDFMPDYGITGPDRILPAFGNVVGKYFLQYSNWPYNTGDKMVTYHLFHHHGDAFTTVYSEMPQTLNVVHNPVIIAGVPQYNVTADNSSLIALTCNGEIIAVAEGTGNPVALNIPFIVPGNTVKLTVTKQNYYRYSANIPVVPSEGAYVISDSTVVNDSLGNNNALLDYGESPLISLRAYNVGVSQAENVTLILRSNSSYVTVTDSTEFYGTIPAGGRLFKANGFKIEVDPLTPDQEIISFNVIATDGNNNWVSYFTLKVQAPVLVQSNTYVSDPSGNNNGILDPGETADVFVEITNTGHSEAINVQGTLTTTDALITINSGQQNYGNLLPAGKVAKSFSVTASSTIVTGHQALFDFNMTASLGIASSSSISLIVGKIPVLIVCKDKNHNSSPAMRTALEALNIAYVYQTDFPTDLSLYQSVFVCLGVYSNNHQLTTTEGQLLADFLNSGGMLYMEGGDTWYYDPQTAVHAMFNIVGTGDGSSDLGTILGQAGTFTEGMTFTYSGDNNWIDRLNNVAPAQVIFRNQSPSYACAVAYENNTYKTIGASFEFGGLTDSPNEATKKALMGKYTDFFGLGIIPVELVSFEATVEEQLIRLTWETATELNNSGFDVERSSDGKVFGKIGFIKGIGTTTDKHQYSYIDGGLTGKGKYYYRLKQLDFDGKESYSSVIEVDYSAIPSSFSLSQNYPNPFNPTTTVQFGIPKEVKVTLKVYDALGSEVETIYDKVLEPGYYKHQWEGTKYASGVYFLRLQAGNFTASKKMMLLK
- a CDS encoding T9SS type A sorting domain-containing protein, with the protein product MKLSNTFLFTVLFLSQFLIPVFTFSQIPDTVWTKTFGGSNIDVGYCVQQTSDSGYIITGYTRSYGSMSGRNVLLIKTDKSGNQEWINAYGGNNDDEGYSVQQTTDGGFIIAGYTKSYGAGANDVYLVKTDYSGNQLWDKVFGGTQDDLAFSVLQTSDGGFLITGSSFSFGTGGDMLMIKTNSNGNLIWQKTFGGISSDGAMNVAHTMDNGFIITGWTFSFGPGAVGNAFLVKTDSLGNQQWYNYFGGNDADRGYSVQQTTDGGYILTGYTGSFGAGLYDVLLVKTDSLGNQQWIKTFGGSGRDYSNSIQQTADGGFIILGYTLSFGAGGDDFYLIKTDVNGNTEWFKTLGGVYSDVGYFVRQTNDGGLILVGHTLSFGAGIHDVWLIKMENIIPVELISFYASVYENNVELSWTTAAETNNNGFEIQRSQDHKNDKSLEWEIVGFIPGFGTTTEPKSYSFTDEDVLSGKYKYRLKQMDFDGSFVFSDIIDVSVNAVTGYLLEQNYPNPFNPTTEIKFTIPSVTLSEVEECLVTLRVYDVLGNEVATLVDEEKPAGYYSVSFNAIGLSSGVYFYQLSAGDFFETKKMVLLR